A genomic region of Paenibacillus sp. PL2-23 contains the following coding sequences:
- a CDS encoding sensor domain-containing diguanylate cyclase: MKHDNHLLEQSLPQLFGSHPDGIGVVNACGYLLYGNDKLLSMFGLAQEELAHTTLDKLLNSSRRPVRLTTIPLGAGEQPSGSLVRLEDLTEQRNPSKEISNVLEMFAFISEKSENIISSISAEGLFTYISPSVKPLLGYEQHEVIGQPALLFNHPDTNKKLQEHRSALFIDQNTMRFTGQVRHKEGYYRWYETAIEYIRDEAGQIVQTIGVGRDITERMEAEETIRHQALHDSLTDLPNRRLFKQRTIELLEQLDSGQQLGLMLMDLDGFKGVNDTYGHDVGDLLLMETASRLKTVVGHQDVVARWGGDEFTILQAGIRSRSEAKALMRKLQEAIAQPYFIGGHTLHVTGSIGIAVTPEDGSTLDQLVKIADNEMYRAKKQAKANDKNRERD, from the coding sequence ATGAAGCATGACAACCATTTGCTCGAGCAGTCCTTGCCGCAGCTATTCGGCAGCCATCCGGACGGAATAGGCGTCGTAAATGCTTGCGGTTATTTGTTATATGGAAACGACAAACTCCTGTCCATGTTCGGTCTGGCGCAGGAGGAGCTGGCGCACACGACGCTGGACAAGCTGCTTAACAGCTCACGTCGCCCTGTACGTCTGACCACCATTCCGCTTGGAGCAGGGGAACAGCCCTCGGGAAGTCTCGTTCGGCTGGAGGATCTCACCGAGCAGCGCAATCCCAGCAAAGAGATTTCCAACGTGCTGGAGATGTTCGCGTTTATATCGGAGAAATCCGAGAACATTATTTCGTCTATATCGGCTGAGGGATTATTCACCTATATTTCCCCCTCGGTGAAGCCTCTGCTGGGCTACGAGCAGCATGAAGTCATCGGACAGCCTGCGCTCCTCTTCAATCACCCGGACACGAACAAGAAGCTGCAGGAGCACCGGAGCGCCTTGTTCATTGATCAGAATACGATGCGGTTCACCGGTCAGGTGCGGCACAAAGAAGGCTATTACCGCTGGTATGAGACGGCAATTGAATATATCCGTGACGAAGCTGGACAAATTGTGCAAACGATCGGTGTGGGGCGTGACATCACAGAGCGCATGGAGGCGGAGGAGACCATTCGGCACCAAGCGCTCCACGACAGCTTAACCGATCTCCCCAACCGTAGGCTGTTCAAGCAGCGCACTATCGAGCTGCTGGAGCAGCTTGATTCCGGGCAGCAGCTTGGCTTGATGCTGATGGACCTGGACGGGTTCAAGGGAGTGAACGACACCTATGGGCATGATGTCGGCGATCTGCTTCTGATGGAAACGGCGAGCAGGCTGAAGACGGTCGTGGGGCATCAGGACGTGGTGGCTCGGTGGGGCGGCGACGAATTTACTATTCTGCAAGCGGGCATCCGGAGCAGGTCGGAGGCGAAGGCGTTGATGCGGAAGCTGCAGGAGGCCATCGCCCAGCCTTACTTCATAGGGGGGCATACGCTTCACGTGACGGGAAGTATCGGCATCGCCGTAACGCCTGAGGATGGCAGCACACTGGATCAGCTGGTCAAAATAGCGGATAATGAGATGTACCGGGCCAAAAAACAAGCCAAGGCCAACGATAAGAACAGAGAGAGGGATTAA
- a CDS encoding histidine kinase: MPRSNLFKKMMALIIVMLIPIMGLYVYSNQTSTDVLREELHESSRNQLQFFQHQVDTMIQSISLWPNLLLHDPDISNLKDMNATGGAYLDLDTMTLVKRIQQKISIQENSLNWESSLMIYSPSLQRVITASDVSSYDHAELKSRLKQGWQVKPLESAGGAADYVFSLITVSPYSSFHRPENANLIIEVQFKSANIQRMLDTFKGDGQRNPFYYKADAGIIFNRASDQPFAEELVAHLDDESLVPGGHKVVELNGQSYLVNDEVSSTTGWTLVDYLPLSEVMSPIEKSNRLFYTSVVGLLLMGLIVVYMLYAQVQVPMRQLVTSFQKLKNEDYSVRLQPKGNSEFSFLFTRFNSMVAQIQDLFGRVYLEKIHVREAKLKQLQSQINPHFFYNCFSFISSMAKLKNYEAIIAMSQNLSHYYRYTTRQEREFVALSEEMDLIVHYLDIQQMRMKRLSFEMHLPPWLKHKQVPPLVIQPLVENAVLHGIEPSLEAGRVIVRAEEEDGVMTVTVDDDGAGMTEQELAALTKKLSLPMDEEMSCGLWNVHQRLHLRYGEGAGLTLARSPLGGLRATLTWLDSDHAKKREQEELT, translated from the coding sequence ATGCCCAGATCCAATTTGTTCAAAAAAATGATGGCACTCATTATCGTGATGCTGATTCCTATTATGGGTCTGTATGTGTATTCCAACCAGACCAGCACGGATGTGCTGCGCGAGGAGCTTCATGAATCCAGCCGCAATCAGCTGCAGTTTTTCCAGCATCAGGTAGATACAATGATTCAGTCCATCAGCCTGTGGCCCAATCTGCTGCTCCATGATCCCGATATATCCAATCTAAAGGATATGAATGCGACTGGGGGAGCCTATCTGGACCTGGATACGATGACGCTGGTAAAGCGGATTCAGCAGAAGATCAGCATTCAGGAAAATTCGCTGAACTGGGAAAGCTCTCTAATGATCTATTCGCCGTCCCTGCAGCGCGTCATTACGGCAAGCGATGTATCGAGCTATGACCATGCGGAGCTGAAGAGCAGGCTTAAGCAGGGGTGGCAGGTGAAGCCGCTGGAATCGGCGGGAGGGGCGGCCGATTATGTATTTTCGCTAATAACCGTATCGCCTTATTCCTCCTTCCATCGGCCGGAGAACGCCAACCTCATTATCGAGGTGCAGTTCAAGAGCGCGAACATCCAGCGTATGCTGGATACGTTCAAGGGTGATGGACAGCGGAATCCGTTCTATTACAAGGCTGATGCTGGCATTATTTTCAACAGAGCATCCGACCAGCCGTTTGCCGAGGAGCTTGTAGCGCATCTGGATGATGAGAGCCTTGTGCCGGGGGGACATAAGGTCGTCGAGCTCAACGGACAATCCTATCTTGTGAACGATGAGGTGTCCAGCACAACAGGCTGGACGCTTGTCGATTATTTGCCGCTGTCAGAGGTGATGTCGCCGATCGAGAAGTCGAACCGGCTGTTCTATACATCGGTTGTTGGGCTGCTCCTTATGGGCTTGATTGTGGTGTACATGCTCTATGCTCAAGTGCAGGTGCCCATGCGCCAACTGGTCACCAGCTTCCAGAAGCTGAAGAATGAAGATTATTCCGTCAGGCTTCAGCCCAAAGGAAACAGCGAATTCAGCTTTCTGTTCACGCGCTTCAACTCCATGGTGGCGCAGATTCAGGATTTATTCGGACGTGTTTATTTGGAGAAGATACATGTGCGAGAGGCTAAGCTGAAGCAGCTTCAGTCGCAGATTAATCCGCATTTTTTCTACAACTGCTTCTCCTTTATATCCAGTATGGCCAAGCTCAAAAATTATGAGGCGATTATTGCCATGTCGCAAAATTTGTCTCATTACTACAGGTACACGACGAGGCAGGAGAGGGAATTCGTTGCGTTGTCGGAGGAAATGGATTTGATCGTCCATTATTTGGATATCCAGCAGATGCGCATGAAACGGCTCAGCTTCGAGATGCATCTGCCGCCATGGCTGAAGCATAAGCAGGTGCCGCCGCTTGTGATACAGCCGCTTGTCGAGAATGCGGTGCTGCACGGCATAGAGCCGAGCTTGGAGGCAGGGCGCGTGATCGTGCGAGCGGAGGAGGAGGACGGCGTGATGACCGTCACGGTCGATGACGACGGAGCGGGCATGACGGAGCAAGAGCTTGCGGCGCTGACGAAGAAGCTGTCGCTGCCGATGGATGAAGAGATGAGCTGCGGGCTGTGGAATGTGCATCAGCGGCTTCATCTGCGATATGGAGAAGGCGCGGGATTGACGCTTGCCAGGTCTCCGC